The following proteins are encoded in a genomic region of Saccharopolyspora antimicrobica:
- the hemE gene encoding uroporphyrinogen decarboxylase, with product MTNPAPVPARRDLADAPFLVAARGGTPRHTPVWFMRQAGRSLPEYRRIREGVPMLQSCLTPELVSEITLQPVRRHGVDAAILFSDIVLPLYAAGIGLDIVAGTGPVVAEPVRSAADVTALPQLEASQVEPVAEAVRLLVGELGSTPLIGFAGAPFTLASYLVEGGPSRNHEKTKALMHSDPKTWHALLEKLSETTLQFLRVQLAAGVDAIQLFDSWAGALSLRDYREFVLPHSERIFAGVAEIADVPKIHFGVGTGELLGAMRTAGADVVGVDWRIPLDDAAARLRAAAPDAGEPVVQGNLDPAVLFAGWDAVEHEVRRILAEGQAAGGHIFNLGHGVLPSTDPEVLTRVVELVHTASKQQ from the coding sequence ATGACGAATCCCGCACCGGTCCCGGCCCGCCGAGACCTCGCCGACGCCCCCTTCCTCGTCGCCGCGCGCGGCGGCACCCCCCGGCACACCCCGGTCTGGTTCATGCGTCAGGCCGGCCGCTCGTTGCCGGAGTACCGCCGGATCCGCGAGGGCGTGCCGATGCTGCAGTCGTGCCTGACCCCGGAGCTGGTCAGCGAGATCACCCTGCAGCCGGTGCGCAGGCACGGCGTGGACGCCGCGATCCTGTTCAGCGACATCGTGCTGCCGCTCTACGCCGCGGGCATCGGGCTGGACATCGTCGCGGGCACCGGGCCGGTGGTGGCCGAGCCGGTCCGCAGCGCCGCCGACGTCACCGCGCTGCCGCAGCTGGAGGCGAGCCAGGTCGAGCCGGTCGCCGAAGCGGTCCGCCTGCTGGTCGGCGAGCTGGGGTCCACGCCGCTGATCGGGTTCGCCGGTGCTCCGTTCACGCTGGCCTCCTACCTCGTCGAGGGCGGCCCGAGCCGCAACCACGAGAAGACCAAGGCGCTGATGCACTCCGACCCGAAGACCTGGCACGCGCTGCTGGAGAAGCTGTCGGAGACCACGCTGCAGTTCCTCCGGGTGCAGCTGGCGGCGGGTGTCGACGCGATCCAGCTGTTCGACTCGTGGGCGGGCGCGCTGTCGCTGCGCGACTACCGCGAGTTCGTGCTGCCGCACAGCGAGCGGATCTTCGCGGGCGTCGCCGAGATCGCGGACGTGCCGAAGATCCACTTCGGGGTGGGCACCGGCGAGCTGCTCGGCGCGATGCGCACCGCCGGGGCCGACGTGGTCGGCGTCGACTGGCGGATCCCGCTGGACGACGCGGCGGCCCGGCTGCGGGCGGCGGCGCCGGACGCGGGCGAGCCGGTGGTGCAGGGCAACCTCGACCCGGCGGTGCTGTTCGCCGGGTGGGACGCGGTGGAGCACGAGGTGCGCCGGATCCTCGCCGAGGGCCAGGCAGCGGGCGGGCACATCTTCAACCTCGGCCACGGGGTGCTGCCGAGCACCGACCCGGAGGTGCTGACCCGGGTCGTCGAACTCGTCCACACCGCGAGCAAGCAGCAGTGA
- a CDS encoding DUF3000 domain-containing protein codes for MTEMAAAPEVFRQAVATLTSARPRAEIELSEVGPPKRLAPWAHALAAEANGPAGELATARLVLLHDPEGQEAWDGVLRLVVYLRAELDPELATDPLLPAVGWSWLTDALEGSGAAWTALGGTVTLTSSARFGDIAGPSRSHDLELRGSWTATDADLGPHAAAFHELMASASGLPPEGVSMLGRPSNGIAPRD; via the coding sequence GTGACGGAGATGGCGGCGGCGCCCGAGGTTTTTCGGCAGGCAGTTGCCACGTTGACGTCGGCCCGCCCGCGAGCGGAGATCGAGCTCTCGGAGGTCGGCCCGCCCAAGCGGCTCGCGCCCTGGGCGCACGCGCTGGCGGCGGAGGCCAACGGCCCGGCAGGCGAGCTGGCCACCGCTCGGCTGGTCCTGCTGCACGACCCGGAGGGCCAGGAGGCGTGGGACGGCGTGCTGCGGCTCGTGGTGTACCTGCGGGCCGAGCTGGACCCGGAGCTGGCCACCGACCCGCTGCTGCCCGCGGTCGGCTGGTCGTGGCTCACCGATGCGCTCGAAGGCTCCGGGGCGGCGTGGACCGCGCTCGGCGGCACGGTGACCCTGACGTCCTCGGCCCGCTTCGGCGACATCGCAGGCCCCTCCCGCAGTCACGATCTGGAGCTGCGGGGGTCGTGGACGGCCACCGACGCCGATCTGGGGCCGCACGCGGCGGCGTTCCACGAGCTGATGGCGAGCGCGTCGGGACTGCCCCCGGAAGGCGTGTCGATGCTCGGCCGTCCGTCGAACGGCATTGCGCCGCGCGACTGA
- a CDS encoding response regulator — translation MAAVGLGQAARTTPAGTLPANMVPHPREELFTVLVVDDHPLLREAIAARLLQMGAGTVHEAASMAEARARALATGPCDLAILDLGLPDGTGIELVTELRSQGWPRIVVLASSDDPYAVRAAFQAGAQAYLLKSASPMVVTDGVRRVLDGGVYADPSVAPVLAAGTRVPGTDNTPRELSGREVEVLQLVADGRSNKEIGEALNLSALTVKSHLSRIGRKLGTGDRAQMVALAMRAGVIR, via the coding sequence GTGGCTGCCGTCGGCTTAGGTCAGGCCGCTCGAACCACGCCCGCCGGCACCTTGCCGGCCAACATGGTCCCGCACCCGCGGGAAGAGCTGTTCACGGTGCTCGTGGTGGACGACCATCCGCTGCTCCGGGAGGCAATCGCCGCCCGGCTGCTGCAGATGGGCGCCGGCACGGTGCACGAGGCCGCATCGATGGCCGAGGCCAGGGCTCGCGCTCTGGCCACCGGTCCGTGCGACCTCGCGATCCTCGATCTCGGGCTTCCGGACGGGACCGGTATCGAACTGGTCACCGAACTCCGGAGCCAGGGATGGCCGCGGATCGTGGTGCTCGCATCGTCCGATGACCCGTACGCGGTACGGGCCGCCTTCCAAGCAGGTGCGCAGGCGTACCTGCTGAAGTCGGCCTCGCCGATGGTGGTCACCGACGGCGTGCGCCGCGTGCTCGACGGCGGGGTGTACGCCGACCCCAGCGTGGCTCCGGTGCTTGCCGCCGGTACCCGCGTGCCGGGGACGGACAACACCCCTCGCGAGCTGTCCGGGCGAGAGGTCGAAGTTCTCCAGTTGGTGGCCGACGGCCGTTCCAACAAGGAGATCGGTGAGGCCCTCAACCTCTCCGCGCTCACGGTGAAGAGCCACCTGTCGCGGATAGGGCGCAAGCTGGGCACCGGCGACCGGGCGCAGATGGTCGCGCTGGCCATGCGGGCCGGCGTGATCCGCTGA
- a CDS encoding HRDC domain-containing protein: MAVEAASPETVGSDRPEPVLLTEPADGVPPVVDTPAALNAAATALAAGTGPVAVDTERASGYRYSQRAYLVQLRREGAGTVLVDPIALGGELDPLVPALAGTEWVLHAASQDLPCLAELDLRPAKLFDTELAGRLAGFERVSLGALVERMLGYRLEKGHSAADWSRRPLPQDWLVYAALDVELLTALREAMHDELVKQGKLDWALEEFEAVRTAEPAPPRAEPWRRTSGIHRVRNPRQLAAVRALWQTRDKFARERDLAPGRVLPDSSIVQAAQAGPKTEADLVALPVFGGRQQRRRASMWLQALRSARRLENDELPAPASASDGPPPTNRWADRDPDAAARLTAARAALSEIAEANQLPVENLLLPDLVRRTCWSPPDDRSLASVTALLREKGAREWQLELTAAAITEALRATAPAAE, from the coding sequence ATAGCCGTGGAAGCTGCAAGCCCCGAGACCGTCGGGTCCGACCGCCCGGAACCGGTGTTGTTGACCGAACCCGCCGACGGCGTGCCGCCGGTGGTGGACACGCCGGCGGCGCTGAACGCCGCCGCGACCGCGCTCGCCGCGGGCACCGGACCGGTGGCCGTGGACACCGAGCGAGCTTCGGGATACCGCTACTCCCAACGCGCCTACCTGGTGCAACTGCGCCGCGAAGGCGCTGGGACCGTGCTGGTGGACCCGATCGCACTGGGCGGTGAGCTCGATCCGCTGGTGCCGGCGCTGGCCGGCACCGAGTGGGTCCTGCACGCCGCCTCGCAGGACCTGCCCTGCCTGGCCGAGCTGGACCTGCGCCCGGCGAAGCTGTTCGACACCGAGCTGGCCGGTCGGCTGGCCGGGTTCGAGCGCGTCTCGCTCGGCGCCCTCGTGGAGCGCATGCTCGGGTACCGGCTGGAGAAGGGCCACAGCGCGGCCGACTGGTCGCGGCGCCCGCTCCCCCAGGACTGGCTCGTCTACGCCGCGCTCGACGTCGAACTGCTGACCGCGCTGCGCGAGGCGATGCACGACGAGCTGGTGAAGCAGGGCAAGCTCGACTGGGCGCTGGAGGAGTTCGAGGCGGTCCGCACCGCCGAACCCGCACCCCCGCGCGCCGAACCGTGGCGCCGCACGTCGGGCATCCACCGGGTGCGCAACCCGCGCCAGCTGGCCGCGGTCCGCGCGCTCTGGCAGACCCGCGACAAGTTCGCCCGCGAGCGCGATCTCGCTCCGGGCCGGGTGCTGCCCGATTCCTCGATCGTCCAGGCCGCGCAGGCCGGGCCGAAGACCGAGGCCGATCTGGTCGCGCTGCCGGTGTTCGGCGGCAGGCAGCAGCGGCGCCGGGCTTCGATGTGGTTGCAGGCGCTGCGCTCGGCGCGCCGCCTGGAGAACGACGAGCTGCCCGCTCCGGCCTCCGCCAGCGACGGTCCGCCCCCGACCAACCGGTGGGCCGACCGCGATCCGGACGCGGCCGCGCGGTTGACCGCGGCGCGCGCGGCGCTGTCGGAGATCGCCGAGGCCAACCAGCTGCCGGTGGAGAACCTGCTGCTCCCGGACCTGGTGCGACGCACCTGCTGGAGCCCGCCCGATGACCGCAGCCTCGCCTCGGTGACCGCGCTGCTGCGCGAGAAGGGCGCCCGCGAGTGGCAGCTGGAGCTGACCGCGGCTGCCATCACCGAAGCTCTCCGGGCCACGGCGCCTGCCGCGGAGTGA
- a CDS encoding thiolase family protein — protein MAAPASAPADSRSRPAVRDVVFVDGVRTPFGKAGSKGIYAETRADDLVVKVIRELLRRHPELPPERIDEVGIAATTQIGDQGLTIGRSAALLAGLPKSVPGFAIDRMCAGAMTAVTTISSGIAFGAYDVAIAGGVEHMGNHPMGEGVDPNPRYVSDKIVDPTALIMGSTAENLHDRFPTLTKERTDAYAALSQQRYDDALRAGKITPDLVPVSTRSAEQGWGLATTDEPPRPGTTTEALAGLKTPFRPHGRVTPGNAAGLNDGATGCLLADADTAAELGLPVGMRLVGYAFAGVEPEVMGVGPVPATEKALERAGLSIDDIGLFEINEAFAVQVLAFLEHFGIADDDPRVNPWGGAIACGHPLASSGVRLMTQLSRHFAEHPEVRYGITTMCIGFGMGGTVIWENPNYNAGGEQ, from the coding sequence GTGGCCGCACCTGCGTCGGCACCCGCCGACAGCCGCAGCCGCCCAGCGGTTCGGGACGTGGTCTTCGTCGACGGCGTACGCACGCCGTTCGGCAAGGCCGGTTCCAAGGGCATCTACGCCGAGACCCGCGCCGACGACCTCGTCGTCAAGGTCATCCGGGAGCTGCTGCGGCGGCACCCGGAGCTGCCGCCGGAGCGCATCGACGAGGTCGGCATCGCCGCCACCACCCAGATCGGCGACCAGGGCCTGACCATCGGCCGCAGCGCCGCGCTGCTGGCCGGCCTGCCCAAGTCGGTCCCGGGCTTCGCCATCGACCGGATGTGCGCGGGCGCCATGACCGCGGTGACCACGATCTCCAGCGGCATCGCCTTCGGCGCCTACGACGTGGCGATCGCGGGCGGCGTCGAGCACATGGGCAACCACCCGATGGGCGAGGGCGTCGACCCGAACCCGCGGTACGTGTCCGACAAGATCGTCGACCCGACCGCGCTGATCATGGGCTCCACCGCGGAGAACCTGCACGACCGGTTCCCGACGCTGACCAAGGAGCGCACCGACGCTTACGCGGCCCTGAGCCAGCAGCGCTACGACGATGCGCTGCGGGCCGGCAAGATCACCCCGGACCTGGTACCGGTGTCCACCCGCTCCGCCGAGCAGGGCTGGGGCCTGGCCACCACCGACGAGCCGCCGCGCCCGGGCACCACCACCGAGGCGCTGGCCGGGCTCAAGACGCCGTTCCGCCCGCACGGCCGGGTCACGCCGGGCAACGCGGCCGGCCTCAACGACGGCGCCACCGGCTGCCTGCTGGCCGACGCCGACACCGCCGCCGAGCTGGGCCTGCCGGTCGGCATGCGGCTGGTCGGCTACGCCTTCGCCGGTGTCGAGCCGGAGGTCATGGGCGTCGGTCCGGTGCCCGCCACGGAGAAGGCGCTGGAGCGCGCCGGGCTGAGCATCGACGACATCGGCCTGTTCGAGATCAACGAGGCGTTCGCCGTCCAGGTGCTGGCCTTCCTGGAGCACTTCGGCATCGCCGACGACGACCCGCGGGTCAACCCGTGGGGCGGCGCGATCGCCTGCGGTCACCCGCTGGCCTCCTCCGGCGTGCGGCTGATGACGCAGCTGTCCCGGCACTTCGCCGAGCACCCCGAGGTCCGCTACGGCATCACCACCATGTGCATCGGCTTCGGCATGGGCGGAACGGTCATCTGGGAGAACCCGAACTACAACGCAGGAGGCGAGCAGTGA
- a CDS encoding 3-hydroxyacyl-CoA dehydrogenase NAD-binding domain-containing protein → MTEFAALFPDEVVTKAHTRLVDVPGLSGKLALITIDNGHDHTRPSTFGPGGLESLNAALDEAFAAEPAAIAVTGKPFIFAVGADLSGIGRITEREHAHLIAKTGHDVFRRLTESKIPTFAFVNGATLGGGLELALSCHYRTVSKSAGMVAFPECFLGLFPGWGGTQLLPNLIGPDAAVTVIIENALNQNRMLSPKKAKGLGIFDELLDSPDFIEESIRWAVRVINGEQAVTRPEIDRGKGWDDAVARAKGIVEARTHGASPAVTKAVELIELARGNDLDAGYAAETEALADALMSDELRSGLYSFDLTQKRAKRPAGAPDKSLAREVKKVGVVGAGLMAGQLALLFVRRLEVPVVITDIDQERIDRGVAYIHGEIDKLAAKGRLSPDAVNKLKALVTGSLDKAAFADADFVIEAVFEEMSVKQQVFAELEQHVSAEAILATNTSSLSITEMASKLQHPERVVGFHFFNPVAVLPLLEVVRGERTDDAALATAFKVGKQLKKSSVLVKDAPAFVVNRLLTRFMGEVIATVDEGTPFEVADNALEPLGLPMTPMVLLQLVGPAVAQHVNETMHAAYPDRFGISANMQRFVEARKTAVWTTDDSGKQVVDPEVAALWEQGDKPSTSEEVRDRALNALAEEIRIMLDEGVVAEAQDIDLCMLLGAGWPFWLGGITPYLDRAGISEKINGKRFLDPGVASVPA, encoded by the coding sequence GTGACCGAATTCGCCGCGCTGTTCCCGGACGAGGTGGTCACCAAGGCGCACACCCGCCTCGTGGACGTCCCCGGCCTGTCCGGCAAGCTCGCGCTGATCACCATCGACAACGGCCACGACCACACCCGGCCGTCCACCTTCGGCCCGGGCGGGCTGGAGAGCCTGAACGCCGCGCTGGACGAGGCGTTCGCGGCCGAGCCCGCGGCCATCGCGGTCACCGGCAAGCCGTTCATCTTCGCCGTCGGCGCCGACCTGTCGGGTATCGGCCGGATCACCGAGCGCGAGCACGCGCACCTGATCGCCAAGACCGGTCACGACGTGTTCCGCAGGCTGACCGAGTCGAAGATCCCGACCTTCGCGTTCGTCAACGGCGCGACCCTGGGCGGCGGCCTGGAGCTGGCGCTGTCCTGCCACTACCGGACGGTGTCGAAGTCCGCGGGCATGGTCGCGTTCCCGGAGTGCTTCCTCGGCCTGTTCCCGGGCTGGGGCGGCACCCAGCTGCTGCCGAACCTGATCGGTCCGGACGCCGCGGTCACGGTGATCATCGAGAACGCGCTCAACCAGAACCGGATGCTCAGCCCGAAGAAGGCCAAGGGCCTGGGCATCTTCGACGAGCTGCTGGACAGCCCCGACTTCATCGAGGAGTCGATCCGCTGGGCGGTCCGCGTGATCAACGGCGAGCAGGCCGTGACGCGCCCGGAGATCGACCGCGGCAAGGGCTGGGACGACGCGGTGGCCCGCGCCAAGGGCATCGTCGAGGCCCGCACGCACGGCGCCTCCCCGGCCGTGACCAAGGCCGTGGAGCTGATCGAGCTGGCCCGCGGCAACGACCTCGACGCCGGCTACGCGGCCGAGACCGAGGCGCTGGCCGACGCGCTGATGTCCGACGAGCTGCGCTCCGGGCTGTACTCGTTCGACCTGACCCAGAAGCGCGCCAAGCGGCCGGCCGGTGCGCCGGACAAGTCGCTGGCCCGCGAGGTCAAGAAGGTCGGCGTGGTCGGCGCCGGGCTGATGGCCGGGCAGCTGGCGCTGCTGTTCGTGCGCCGCCTGGAGGTGCCGGTGGTCATCACCGACATCGACCAGGAGCGCATCGACCGCGGCGTGGCCTACATCCACGGCGAGATCGACAAGCTGGCCGCCAAGGGCCGGCTGTCGCCGGACGCGGTGAACAAGCTCAAGGCACTGGTCACCGGCTCGCTGGACAAGGCGGCGTTCGCCGACGCCGACTTCGTCATCGAGGCCGTGTTCGAGGAGATGTCGGTCAAGCAGCAGGTGTTCGCCGAGCTGGAGCAGCACGTCTCCGCCGAGGCGATCCTGGCGACCAACACCTCGTCGCTGTCGATCACCGAGATGGCCTCGAAGCTGCAGCACCCGGAGCGGGTCGTCGGCTTCCACTTCTTCAACCCGGTCGCGGTCCTGCCGCTGCTGGAGGTCGTGCGCGGCGAGCGGACCGACGACGCGGCGCTGGCCACCGCGTTCAAGGTCGGCAAGCAGCTGAAGAAGTCCAGCGTGCTGGTCAAGGACGCCCCGGCGTTCGTGGTCAACCGGCTGCTGACCCGCTTCATGGGCGAGGTCATCGCGACCGTCGACGAGGGCACCCCGTTCGAGGTCGCCGACAACGCCCTGGAGCCGCTGGGCCTGCCGATGACCCCGATGGTGCTGCTGCAGCTGGTCGGCCCGGCGGTCGCCCAGCACGTCAACGAGACGATGCACGCGGCCTACCCGGACCGCTTCGGCATCAGCGCCAACATGCAGCGCTTCGTCGAGGCCCGCAAGACCGCGGTGTGGACCACCGACGACTCGGGCAAGCAGGTCGTCGACCCCGAGGTCGCGGCGCTGTGGGAGCAGGGCGACAAGCCGTCGACCTCCGAGGAGGTCCGCGACCGCGCGCTGAACGCGCTGGCCGAGGAGATCCGGATCATGCTCGACGAGGGCGTGGTCGCCGAGGCGCAGGACATCGACCTGTGCATGCTCCTCGGTGCGGGCTGGCCGTTCTGGCTGGGCGGCATCACGCCGTACCTGGACCGGGCGGGCATCTCGGAGAAGATCAACGGCAAGCGCTTCCTCGACCCGGGCGTGGCATCGGTCCCCGCCTGA
- a CDS encoding Uma2 family endonuclease yields MRSGAVICHDGISAAERADLYAVGGIGVEISTSNRSALIPDFLVLGTPPVGTSFQPGNVLLIGEIWSPGNTSSEQQEKFQACERAGVPFFWSVAQDHGGPVELAAYRLVDGRYKCEGTAALGQGPVRIAPSPVPLDVDVASLRLST; encoded by the coding sequence ATGAGGTCCGGTGCCGTCATCTGCCATGATGGGATCAGCGCCGCTGAGCGCGCCGATCTCTACGCGGTCGGCGGTATCGGCGTCGAGATCAGCACGAGCAACCGCTCAGCGCTCATCCCCGACTTCCTCGTGCTCGGCACCCCGCCCGTCGGCACGTCGTTCCAACCGGGAAACGTCCTGCTCATCGGCGAGATCTGGTCCCCGGGCAACACTTCGAGCGAGCAGCAGGAGAAGTTCCAGGCCTGCGAACGGGCCGGTGTCCCCTTCTTCTGGAGCGTCGCCCAGGACCACGGCGGCCCCGTCGAGCTGGCCGCGTACCGGCTGGTCGACGGCAGGTACAAGTGCGAAGGCACCGCCGCGCTCGGCCAGGGACCAGTGCGCATCGCCCCGAGCCCGGTCCCCCTCGACGTCGACGTGGCCTCCCTGCGCCTCTCGACCTGA
- a CDS encoding sensor histidine kinase, translated as MCTSARSFSRRGPGLRLRLTLLSTGLVAVVSGLLLWLGWVLVGNVVAAVPQLPEGTVVRVHGVDVPAPLLGEALRDSARQQVLLIGGGAFVAVVLAAALLAWTVTGRVLRPLHEVTATARRLSAESLDERIALSGPRDEVARLADTFDEMLDRLQAAFDSQRRFVANASHELRTPLSVIRTELEVTLSDPDADEAELRRMAEVVREATARAERLVEALLLLARTEGVELAVREPVDLAEVVGRARRAVEPEVRQRGLQVECSGEPAFAVGDPALLERVAGNLLENAVRHNADGGWVRISIGSDPRWTTLRVASSGPRIAPEQVDSLFEPFRRAGVERTARSGAGLGLSIVQAATKAHHGRVSAEALPTGGLAVTIQLPAAP; from the coding sequence ATGTGCACCTCCGCCCGGTCGTTCTCCCGCCGCGGCCCCGGCCTCCGGCTCCGCCTTACGCTGCTGTCGACCGGGCTGGTCGCGGTGGTCAGCGGCTTGCTGCTGTGGCTGGGCTGGGTGCTGGTGGGCAACGTGGTGGCCGCGGTGCCGCAGCTGCCGGAGGGCACGGTGGTCCGCGTGCACGGTGTGGACGTGCCCGCGCCGCTGCTGGGCGAGGCACTGCGCGACTCCGCGCGCCAGCAGGTCCTGCTGATCGGCGGCGGGGCCTTCGTGGCCGTGGTGCTGGCCGCCGCGCTGCTGGCGTGGACGGTGACCGGCCGCGTGCTGCGCCCGCTGCACGAGGTGACCGCGACCGCGCGGCGGCTCTCGGCGGAGTCGCTGGACGAGCGGATCGCGCTGAGCGGCCCGCGCGACGAGGTGGCTCGTCTGGCCGACACCTTCGACGAGATGCTCGACCGGCTGCAGGCGGCTTTCGACTCCCAGCGCCGCTTCGTGGCCAACGCGAGCCACGAACTGCGCACGCCGCTGTCGGTGATCCGCACGGAGCTGGAGGTCACGCTGTCGGACCCGGACGCCGACGAAGCGGAGCTGCGCCGGATGGCCGAGGTGGTCCGTGAGGCCACAGCGCGCGCCGAACGACTGGTGGAGGCGCTGCTCCTGCTCGCTCGCACGGAAGGCGTCGAACTGGCGGTGCGCGAACCGGTGGACCTCGCCGAAGTGGTGGGGCGAGCACGGCGCGCGGTGGAACCCGAGGTCCGCCAGCGCGGATTGCAGGTGGAGTGCAGCGGTGAACCGGCTTTCGCGGTGGGCGACCCGGCGCTGCTGGAGCGAGTGGCGGGCAACCTGCTGGAGAACGCGGTGCGGCACAACGCCGACGGCGGCTGGGTGCGGATCTCCATCGGCAGCGATCCGCGGTGGACGACCCTGCGAGTGGCCTCCTCGGGGCCGAGAATCGCGCCGGAGCAGGTGGATTCCCTCTTCGAACCGTTCCGCCGCGCAGGCGTTGAACGAACCGCCCGCAGCGGAGCGGGCCTGGGCCTGTCCATCGTCCAAGCGGCGACGAAGGCCCATCACGGCCGGGTCAGCGCCGAAGCCCTGCCCACCGGAGGCCTGGCGGTCACGATCCAACTCCCCGCCGCGCCCTGA
- a CDS encoding response regulator transcription factor, with product MRILVVEDEKPLADAVARGLRRDGMAVDVAYDGESGQEKASITRYDVVVLDRDLPGMSGDELCRQLINSGALTRVLMLTASGTVADRVAGLSLGADDYLAKPFAFAELVARVRALGRRATPAQPPLLTALELELDPARRTVRRGDGEIELTRKELGVLEVLLSAGGAVVSSEELLERVWDENADPFTTTVRVTMMTLRKKLGEPGIIETVVGSGYRVPSAGRAEHARD from the coding sequence GTGCGAATCCTGGTCGTCGAGGACGAGAAGCCGTTGGCCGACGCGGTCGCCCGGGGGTTGCGGCGGGACGGGATGGCCGTCGACGTCGCCTACGACGGCGAGAGCGGCCAGGAGAAGGCGTCGATCACCCGCTACGACGTCGTGGTGCTCGACCGCGACCTGCCCGGCATGTCCGGCGACGAGCTGTGCCGGCAGCTGATCAACTCCGGCGCGCTCACGCGGGTGCTGATGCTCACCGCGAGCGGCACGGTCGCGGACCGGGTCGCCGGGCTGTCCCTGGGCGCCGACGACTACCTGGCCAAGCCGTTCGCCTTCGCCGAGCTGGTGGCCCGCGTGCGGGCGCTGGGGCGGCGCGCGACGCCGGCCCAGCCGCCGCTGCTCACCGCGCTGGAGCTGGAGCTGGACCCGGCGCGGCGCACGGTCCGCCGCGGCGACGGTGAGATCGAGCTGACCCGCAAGGAGCTCGGCGTCCTGGAGGTCCTGCTGTCGGCAGGCGGCGCGGTGGTGAGCTCCGAGGAGCTGCTGGAGCGGGTCTGGGACGAGAACGCCGACCCGTTCACCACGACGGTGCGGGTCACGATGATGACGTTGCGCAAGAAGCTGGGCGAGCCGGGCATCATCGAGACCGTGGTGGGCTCCGGCTACCGCGTGCCGTCGGCGGGGCGCGCCGAGCACGCGCGGGACTGA